In Streptomyces sp. NBC_00414, a single window of DNA contains:
- a CDS encoding SDR family oxidoreductase, producing the protein MIDSPVALITGGGSGIGAAVARQLLDAGHRVTVTGRGEERLRGFAGQLGKPDGLLTFPGDAADYGHVQAAVEATVRKFGRLDTVVANAGYATHDTVAEGDPAGWRDMVLTNVLGPALLIRASIDRLKETRGRIVLIGSVAGHIHTPGNIYGATKWAVTGLAENTRRQVTEYGVGVTLISPGRVETPFWDSYGSLPPGHLLTSDQLAESVVWAIRQPAGVDVNTVVVRPTGQPV; encoded by the coding sequence ATGATCGACTCACCGGTTGCGCTCATCACCGGCGGCGGCAGCGGTATCGGGGCCGCGGTGGCCCGGCAACTGCTCGACGCGGGACACCGGGTGACCGTGACGGGGCGCGGGGAGGAGCGGCTGCGCGGGTTCGCCGGGCAACTCGGCAAACCCGACGGGCTGTTGACCTTCCCGGGCGACGCGGCCGACTACGGCCACGTCCAGGCCGCGGTCGAGGCGACGGTGCGGAAGTTCGGGCGGCTCGACACCGTCGTCGCCAACGCGGGATACGCCACGCACGACACCGTCGCCGAGGGCGATCCGGCCGGGTGGCGGGACATGGTGCTGACCAACGTGCTCGGACCCGCGCTGCTGATCCGGGCGTCGATCGACCGGTTGAAGGAGACCCGCGGGCGGATCGTGCTCATCGGCAGCGTGGCCGGGCACATCCACACCCCCGGCAACATCTACGGGGCGACGAAGTGGGCCGTGACCGGGCTCGCCGAGAACACCCGCCGCCAGGTCACCGAGTACGGCGTGGGAGTGACGCTGATCTCCCCGGGCCGGGTGGAGACCCCGTTCTGGGACAGCTACGGCAGCCTGCCGCCCGGGCATCTGCTCACCTCGGACCAGCTCGCGGAGTCGGTCGTCTGGGCGATCCGGCAGCCGGCCGGGGTGGACGTCAACACCGTGGTCGTACGGCCGACCGGCCAGCCCGTCTGA
- a CDS encoding methyltransferase domain-containing protein, whose product MAHGHEQHDGNGHGHGHTHIDFAEMLPMLEQEAELFSPLYTQAASWLREMRPDPELIVDAGSGPGVISCLLADTFPAARVIAVDGEEPLLERARERAAERGIADRFGTLRAELGDGLGDLEYPADLLWASRSLHHVGDQRGALAGFVDRLAPGGTLALLEGGLPSRYLPRDFGIGRPGLHARMDAIEQEWFARMRAELPGAVVEDVEDWPALLSAVGLRHTGTRTFLLDVPAPASDEARAFVATSLGHRREGLAEGLDADDRATLDRLLDPEDKASVFHRPDVFVLTALTLYVGVKP is encoded by the coding sequence ATGGCGCACGGTCACGAACAGCACGACGGCAACGGTCACGGCCACGGTCACACCCACATCGACTTCGCCGAGATGCTCCCCATGCTGGAGCAGGAGGCAGAGCTGTTCTCTCCGCTCTACACGCAGGCGGCGAGCTGGCTGCGGGAGATGCGGCCCGATCCCGAGCTGATCGTGGACGCGGGCAGCGGCCCCGGTGTCATCTCCTGTCTGCTCGCCGACACCTTTCCGGCGGCCCGGGTCATCGCCGTCGACGGCGAGGAGCCCCTCCTGGAGCGGGCCCGCGAACGCGCCGCCGAGCGGGGGATCGCCGACCGCTTCGGCACGCTGCGGGCCGAGCTGGGCGACGGGCTCGGCGACCTGGAGTACCCGGCCGACCTCCTGTGGGCCAGCCGGTCCCTGCACCACGTCGGCGACCAGCGCGGCGCCCTCGCCGGCTTCGTCGACCGGCTCGCGCCGGGCGGGACCCTCGCACTGCTGGAGGGCGGCCTGCCCTCGCGCTACCTCCCGCGCGACTTCGGCATCGGCCGTCCCGGACTGCACGCCCGGATGGACGCGATCGAGCAGGAGTGGTTCGCCCGGATGCGGGCCGAGCTGCCCGGCGCCGTCGTCGAGGACGTCGAGGACTGGCCGGCCCTGCTGTCCGCGGTCGGCCTGCGCCACACCGGAACCCGCACCTTCCTGCTCGACGTCCCCGCCCCCGCCTCCGACGAGGCCCGTGCCTTCGTCGCCACCTCCCTCGGCCACCGCCGTGAGGGACTCGCCGAAGGACTGGACGCCGACGACCGCGCCACCCTCGACCGGCTCCTCGACCCGGAGGACAAGGCGAGCGTCTTCCACCGGCCGGACGTGTTCGTACTGACGGCGCTGACGCTGTACGTCGGGGTGAAGCCGTAG
- a CDS encoding glycoside hydrolase family 6 protein has protein sequence MSRTRTALLAALALVAGTAGAAVAAAPPDAGVAAVPCTVEYKVQNQWDTGFTTSVTVTNNSAAKTSWAVKWSYAGNQKVTSGWNAKLSQSGTAVTAANESYNGALGTGSSVSFGFNGTYSGTNALPTTFTLDGVTCNVDDGGTDPTDPTDPGTGSRVDNPYAGAKVYVNPEWKAKATAETGGSRIANQPTGVWLDRIAAINGVNGGMGLRAHLDAALAQKGSDELVVQLVIYNLPGRDCAALASNGELGPTEIDKYKTQYIDPIAAILADTKYAGLRIVTTVEIDSLPNLVTNVSPRATATANCDTMKANGNYVKGVGYALNKLGDVPNVYNYVDAGHHGWLGWDDNFAPSAALFKEAASAEGATVADVHGFIVNTANYSATKEANFTINDSVNGTSVRLSKWIDWNRYVDEQSYAQAMRTQLVSIGFPSGIGMLIDTSRNGWGGTARPTGPGATTTVDTYVDGGRYDRRIHLGNWCNQSGAGLGERPQAAPATGIDAYVWMKPPGESDGSSTAIPNDEGKGFDRMCDPTYTGNPRNNNNMSGALANAPLSGHWFSAQFQELMKNAYPAL, from the coding sequence ATGAGCCGTACCAGAACTGCACTTCTCGCGGCGCTGGCGCTGGTCGCCGGCACCGCGGGCGCCGCCGTCGCGGCAGCACCCCCGGACGCCGGCGTGGCCGCCGTCCCCTGCACCGTGGAGTACAAGGTGCAGAACCAGTGGGACACGGGCTTCACCACCTCGGTGACGGTCACCAACAACAGCGCGGCGAAGACCAGTTGGGCCGTGAAGTGGTCGTACGCCGGCAACCAGAAGGTCACCAGCGGCTGGAACGCCAAGCTCAGCCAGAGCGGCACCGCAGTCACCGCGGCCAACGAGAGCTACAACGGCGCGCTCGGGACCGGGAGTTCGGTCAGCTTCGGCTTCAACGGCACCTACAGCGGCACCAACGCGCTGCCCACCACCTTCACCCTCGACGGTGTGACCTGCAACGTCGACGACGGAGGCACGGACCCCACCGACCCGACCGATCCGGGAACGGGCAGCAGGGTCGACAACCCGTACGCGGGCGCCAAGGTGTACGTGAACCCGGAGTGGAAGGCGAAGGCCACCGCCGAGACCGGCGGCAGCCGCATCGCCAACCAGCCGACCGGCGTGTGGCTCGACCGGATCGCCGCGATCAACGGCGTGAACGGCGGCATGGGCCTGCGCGCCCACCTGGACGCGGCACTGGCGCAGAAGGGCTCGGACGAACTGGTCGTCCAGCTCGTCATCTACAACCTGCCCGGCCGTGACTGCGCCGCACTGGCCTCGAACGGTGAGCTGGGCCCGACGGAGATCGACAAGTACAAGACCCAGTACATCGACCCGATCGCGGCGATCCTCGCCGACACCAAGTACGCCGGTCTGCGCATCGTGACCACCGTCGAGATCGACTCCCTGCCGAACCTCGTCACCAACGTCTCGCCCCGCGCCACCGCCACCGCCAACTGCGACACCATGAAGGCGAACGGCAACTACGTGAAGGGCGTCGGCTACGCGCTGAACAAGCTCGGCGACGTGCCCAACGTCTACAACTACGTGGACGCCGGACACCACGGCTGGCTCGGCTGGGACGACAACTTCGCACCCTCCGCCGCGCTCTTCAAGGAGGCCGCCTCCGCCGAGGGCGCGACCGTCGCCGACGTGCACGGCTTCATCGTGAACACGGCCAACTACAGCGCCACGAAGGAGGCCAACTTCACGATCAACGACTCGGTCAACGGGACGTCGGTGCGCCTGTCGAAGTGGATCGACTGGAACCGGTACGTCGACGAGCAGTCGTACGCGCAGGCCATGCGTACCCAGCTGGTCTCGATCGGCTTCCCCTCCGGCATCGGCATGCTGATCGACACCTCCCGCAACGGCTGGGGCGGCACGGCACGGCCCACCGGACCCGGGGCGACGACCACCGTGGACACCTATGTCGACGGGGGCCGCTACGACCGGCGCATCCACCTCGGCAACTGGTGCAACCAGTCCGGTGCGGGCCTCGGCGAGCGGCCGCAGGCGGCGCCGGCGACCGGGATCGACGCCTACGTGTGGATGAAGCCGCCGGGCGAGTCGGACGGGTCGAGCACCGCGATCCCCAACGACGAGGGCAAGGGCTTCGACCGGATGTGCGACCCCACGTACACCGGCAACCCGCGGAACAACAACAACATGTCCGGGGCGCTGGCGAACGCGCCGCTGTCCGGGCACTGGTTCTCCGCGCAGTTCCAGGAGCTCATGAAGAACGCGTATCCCGCTCTGTGA
- a CDS encoding glycoside hydrolase family 48 protein: MALRRRRRARRMWTAVVAALALPLTMLTTGTTPAQAAAVQCSVDYRTNDWGSGFTAELTLTNRGTEAINGWTLTYGYTGNQQLSSGWSGTWSQSGKTVTAQNASWNGTIAVGAAVTTGAQFTYSGTNAAPTSFAINGTTCAGAHQPPITVLTSPAAGAVYSQGTAVPLAATAAAADGATISKVEFYDDTTLLGTDTSSPYSLSATGLTVGSHSLLAKAYDSLGASAESTPVGITVASGPAVVVSPTQLGVQQGKTGTYDVKLSTQPSANVSVTTTRASGNTGLSVTGGASLTFTPSNWATAQKVTVTANATGTGSAVFDSTATGHAKASVTVTQLAASKEYDARFLDLYGKITNPANGYFSPEGIPYHSVETLIVEAPDHGHETTSEAYSYLLWLQAMYGKVTGDWTKFNGAWDIMEKFMIPTHADQPTNSFYNASKPATYAPELDTPNEYPAQLDSGVSVGPDPIAAELKSAYGTDDVYGMHWLQDVDNVYGYGNSPGKCEAGPADTGPSYINTFQRGAQESVWETVPQPTCDAFKYGGTNGYLDLFTKDASYARQWKFTNAPDADARAVQAAYWADIWAEAQGKGAEVSTTVGKAAKMGDYLRYSMYDKYFKKIGNCVGPSTCPAGTGKDASHYLLNWYYAWGGATDASAGWAWRIGSSHTHGGYQNPLAAYALSSYSDLKPKSATGQADWAKSLGRQLEFYRWLQSSEGAIAGGATNSWQGRYATPPSGTPTFYGMYYDEKPVYHDPPSNQWFGFQAWSMERVAEYYQQTGNADAKLVLDKWVDWALAHTTVNPDGTFRIPSTLQWSGKPDTWNASSPGANTGLHVTVADYTNDVGVAAAYAKTLTYYADRSGDTEARTTAKALLDGMWANNQDALGVAVPETRADYNRFDDAVYVPSAWTGKMPNGDAINSSSTFDSIRSFYEDDPAWSKIEAYLAGGAAPSFTYHRFWAQADIALAMGSYAELLE, from the coding sequence ATGGCACTCAGACGCAGACGCCGTGCGCGGCGGATGTGGACCGCCGTGGTGGCGGCCCTCGCACTTCCGCTGACCATGCTGACGACCGGTACAACTCCTGCACAGGCGGCGGCTGTTCAGTGCAGCGTCGACTACAGGACCAACGATTGGGGCTCCGGTTTCACCGCCGAGCTCACGCTCACCAACCGCGGCACGGAGGCCATCAACGGCTGGACCCTCACGTACGGCTACACGGGCAACCAACAGCTCAGCAGCGGCTGGAGCGGCACCTGGTCGCAGTCCGGGAAGACGGTCACCGCGCAGAACGCCTCCTGGAACGGGACGATCGCGGTCGGGGCGGCCGTCACGACCGGCGCCCAGTTCACGTACAGCGGCACCAATGCCGCACCGACCTCCTTCGCGATCAACGGCACGACCTGCGCCGGCGCCCACCAGCCGCCGATCACCGTGCTGACCAGCCCCGCGGCGGGTGCCGTCTACTCCCAGGGCACGGCGGTCCCGCTCGCCGCGACCGCCGCGGCGGCGGACGGCGCCACGATCAGCAAGGTCGAGTTCTACGACGACACGACACTGCTGGGCACCGACACCAGCTCGCCGTACTCGCTCTCGGCCACTGGCTTGACCGTGGGCAGTCATTCGTTGCTCGCGAAGGCCTACGACAGCCTGGGCGCTTCGGCGGAGTCGACGCCGGTCGGCATCACGGTCGCCTCGGGTCCCGCCGTGGTGGTCTCGCCGACCCAACTCGGCGTCCAGCAGGGCAAGACGGGCACGTACGACGTGAAGCTCTCGACCCAGCCGTCGGCGAACGTGAGCGTGACGACCACTCGCGCGAGCGGCAACACGGGACTGTCCGTCACCGGCGGGGCGTCACTGACCTTCACCCCGTCGAACTGGGCCACGGCGCAGAAGGTGACCGTCACGGCCAACGCGACCGGCACCGGTTCGGCCGTCTTCGACTCGACGGCCACCGGGCACGCGAAGGCCTCGGTGACCGTCACCCAGCTCGCCGCGTCGAAGGAGTACGACGCCCGCTTCCTGGATCTCTACGGGAAGATCACCAACCCGGCGAACGGCTACTTCTCGCCGGAGGGCATCCCGTACCACTCGGTGGAGACGCTGATCGTCGAGGCGCCCGACCACGGCCATGAGACGACCTCGGAGGCGTACAGCTATCTGCTGTGGCTGCAGGCCATGTACGGCAAGGTCACGGGCGACTGGACGAAGTTCAACGGGGCCTGGGACATCATGGAGAAGTTCATGATCCCCACGCACGCCGACCAGCCGACCAACTCGTTCTACAACGCCTCGAAGCCGGCGACGTACGCACCCGAGCTGGACACGCCGAACGAGTACCCGGCGCAGCTCGACTCGGGGGTCTCCGTCGGTCCTGACCCGATCGCGGCCGAGCTGAAGAGCGCGTACGGCACGGACGACGTGTACGGCATGCACTGGCTGCAGGACGTGGACAACGTCTACGGGTACGGCAACTCCCCGGGCAAGTGCGAGGCGGGCCCGGCCGACACCGGCCCGTCCTACATCAACACCTTCCAGCGCGGTGCGCAGGAGTCGGTGTGGGAGACGGTGCCGCAGCCGACCTGTGACGCCTTCAAGTACGGCGGCACGAACGGGTACCTGGACCTGTTCACCAAGGACGCTTCCTACGCCAGGCAGTGGAAGTTCACCAACGCTCCTGACGCCGACGCGCGTGCCGTCCAGGCCGCGTACTGGGCTGACATCTGGGCCGAGGCGCAGGGCAAGGGCGCCGAGGTGTCGACGACCGTCGGCAAGGCCGCGAAGATGGGCGACTATCTCCGCTACTCGATGTACGACAAGTACTTCAAGAAGATCGGCAACTGCGTAGGGCCGTCGACCTGCCCGGCAGGCACCGGCAAGGACGCCTCGCACTACCTGCTGAACTGGTACTACGCGTGGGGTGGCGCGACCGACGCCTCGGCCGGGTGGGCCTGGCGCATCGGCTCGAGCCACACCCACGGCGGCTACCAGAACCCGCTGGCCGCGTACGCGCTCAGCAGTTACTCCGATCTGAAGCCCAAGTCGGCCACAGGACAGGCGGACTGGGCCAAGTCCCTGGGCCGGCAGCTGGAGTTCTACCGCTGGCTGCAGTCCAGTGAGGGTGCCATCGCGGGCGGCGCGACCAACAGCTGGCAGGGCCGCTACGCGACACCGCCCTCCGGGACGCCGACCTTCTACGGCATGTACTACGACGAGAAGCCCGTCTACCACGACCCGCCGTCCAACCAGTGGTTCGGCTTCCAGGCGTGGTCGATGGAGCGGGTCGCCGAGTACTACCAGCAGACAGGGAACGCGGACGCCAAGCTCGTCCTCGACAAGTGGGTCGACTGGGCGCTGGCCCACACCACGGTCAACCCGGACGGCACCTTCCGGATCCCGAGCACCCTCCAGTGGTCGGGCAAGCCGGACACCTGGAACGCGTCGAGTCCCGGTGCCAACACGGGACTTCACGTCACCGTCGCCGACTACACGAACGACGTGGGCGTGGCGGCCGCGTACGCCAAGACGCTGACGTACTACGCCGACCGGTCCGGTGACACCGAGGCGAGGACCACGGCGAAGGCGCTGCTCGACGGTATGTGGGCGAACAACCAGGACGCGCTGGGCGTGGCCGTCCCGGAGACGCGCGCCGACTACAACCGGTTCGACGACGCCGTGTACGTGCCGAGCGCGTGGACCGGCAAGATGCCCAACGGCGACGCGATCAACTCGTCGTCGACGTTCGACTCGATCCGGTCGTTCTACGAGGACGACCCGGCCTGGTCGAAGATCGAGGCGTACCTGGCCGGTGGGGCCGCGCCGTCCTTCACATATCACCGGTTCTGGGCCCAGGCGGACATCGCCCTTGCCATGGGCTCATACGCGGAGCTTCTCGAATAG
- a CDS encoding cellulose binding domain-containing protein, producing MRRTFVLTAVLGLAAGLLAGTPGALAAQPVEKGPAVSIAADTYTWKNARVDGGGFVPGIVFNRSEKNLAYARTDIGGAYRWQEASKTWTPLLDSVGWDRWGHTGVVSLASDAVAPSKVYAAVGTYTNSWDPGNGAVLRSSDRGATWLKADLPFKLGGNMPGRGMGERLAVDPHRNSVLYLGAPSGKGLWRSTDSGASWSQVTSFPNVGNYVQDPTDTSGYASDNQGIAWVTFDESSSTGTDATRTIYVGVADKDNAVYRSTDAGATWSRIAGQPTGYLAHKGVLDATNGYLYLAYSDKGGPYDGGKGRLWRYTTATGTWTDISPVAEADTYYGFSGLTVDRQKPGTVMATAYSSWWPDTQIFRSTDSGGTWTKAWDYTSYPNRSNRFTMDVSSSPWLTWGANPSPPEQTPKLGWMTEALEIDPFNSARMMYGTGATIYGTENLGQWDSGGQFTIKPMVQGLEETAVNDLAAPPSGGARLLSALGDIGGFRHTDLTKVPSMMFTSPNFTSTTSLDFAESNPGIVVRAGNLDSGPHVAFSTDNGANWFAGTDPSGVSGGGTVAAASDGSRFVWSPAGAGVHYATGFGTSWSASSGIPAGAIVESDRVDPKTFYGFKSGKFYVSSDGGATFTASAATGLPSGDSVRFKALPGTKGDVWLAGGASDGAYGLWHSTDSGATFTKLSGVEQADTIGFGKAAAGASYQTLYTSAKIGGVRGIFRSTDKGATWTRINDDAHQWGWTGAAITGDPRVYGRVYVSTNGRGVVYGDSSDAGGGDGGGGTDPTPTGACAVTYKITNQWSGGFQADVQLANTGTSAWAGWTLGWSFADGQNVTQAWNAEQTQSGAAVTTKNVSWNANVAAGSSVSFGFTGSWSGTNSKPTAFELGDQSCSVT from the coding sequence GTGCGAAGAACCTTCGTCCTGACCGCTGTGCTCGGGCTCGCCGCCGGGCTGCTCGCCGGTACGCCCGGCGCGCTGGCCGCGCAGCCCGTCGAGAAGGGCCCGGCGGTGTCCATCGCCGCCGACACGTACACCTGGAAGAACGCGCGCGTCGACGGGGGCGGCTTCGTCCCCGGGATCGTCTTCAACCGGTCCGAGAAGAACCTCGCGTACGCCCGCACCGACATCGGCGGCGCCTACCGCTGGCAGGAGGCGTCGAAGACCTGGACGCCGCTGCTCGACTCGGTCGGCTGGGACCGCTGGGGGCACACCGGTGTCGTGAGCCTCGCCTCCGACGCCGTCGCGCCCAGCAAGGTGTACGCCGCCGTCGGCACGTACACGAACAGCTGGGACCCGGGTAACGGGGCCGTGCTCAGATCCTCGGACCGGGGCGCGACCTGGCTGAAGGCCGACCTCCCGTTCAAACTGGGCGGCAACATGCCCGGGCGCGGCATGGGCGAACGGCTCGCTGTCGACCCCCACCGGAACAGCGTGCTGTATCTGGGCGCGCCGAGCGGCAAGGGCCTGTGGCGGTCCACGGACTCGGGCGCCTCCTGGTCGCAGGTGACGAGCTTCCCGAACGTCGGGAACTACGTGCAGGATCCGACCGACACGAGCGGGTACGCCTCCGACAACCAGGGCATCGCCTGGGTCACCTTCGACGAGTCGAGCAGCACGGGCACCGATGCCACCAGGACCATCTATGTCGGGGTCGCCGACAAGGACAACGCGGTCTACCGCTCGACCGACGCGGGCGCGACCTGGTCCCGGATCGCCGGGCAGCCCACCGGATACCTGGCCCACAAGGGCGTGCTGGACGCGACGAACGGCTACCTGTATCTCGCGTACAGCGACAAGGGCGGGCCGTACGACGGCGGCAAGGGCCGGCTGTGGCGGTACACGACGGCGACCGGTACCTGGACGGACATCAGTCCGGTCGCGGAGGCCGACACCTACTACGGCTTCAGCGGGCTGACCGTCGACCGGCAGAAGCCGGGCACCGTGATGGCGACCGCGTACAGCTCCTGGTGGCCGGACACCCAAATCTTCCGCTCCACGGACAGCGGCGGCACCTGGACGAAGGCCTGGGACTACACGTCGTACCCGAACCGCTCGAACCGCTTCACCATGGATGTGTCGTCCTCGCCCTGGCTGACCTGGGGAGCCAATCCGTCGCCGCCCGAGCAGACGCCCAAACTCGGCTGGATGACCGAGGCGTTGGAGATCGACCCGTTCAACTCGGCCCGCATGATGTACGGGACGGGCGCGACGATCTACGGCACCGAGAACCTGGGCCAGTGGGACAGCGGCGGCCAGTTCACCATCAAGCCGATGGTGCAGGGCCTGGAGGAGACGGCCGTGAACGACCTGGCCGCTCCCCCGTCCGGCGGCGCCCGACTTCTCAGCGCACTGGGCGACATCGGCGGCTTCCGGCACACGGACCTCACCAAGGTCCCGTCGATGATGTTCACCTCGCCGAACTTCACCAGCACGACGAGCCTCGACTTCGCGGAGTCCAACCCTGGCATCGTGGTGCGGGCCGGCAATCTCGACTCTGGTCCGCACGTGGCGTTCTCGACGGACAACGGCGCCAACTGGTTCGCGGGCACGGACCCTTCGGGTGTGAGCGGCGGCGGCACGGTCGCGGCGGCCTCCGACGGGAGCCGCTTCGTGTGGAGTCCGGCGGGTGCGGGCGTGCACTACGCGACCGGGTTCGGTACGTCGTGGTCGGCGTCGAGCGGCATCCCGGCGGGCGCGATCGTGGAGTCGGACCGGGTCGACCCGAAGACCTTCTACGGCTTCAAGTCCGGGAAGTTCTACGTCAGTTCGGACGGCGGCGCGACCTTCACCGCCTCTGCGGCGACCGGACTGCCGAGCGGCGACAGCGTACGGTTCAAGGCGCTGCCCGGGACGAAGGGTGACGTCTGGCTGGCGGGCGGCGCGAGCGACGGGGCGTACGGGCTGTGGCACTCCACGGACTCCGGCGCGACCTTCACCAAGCTGTCGGGTGTCGAGCAGGCGGACACCATCGGCTTCGGCAAGGCGGCGGCCGGCGCCTCGTACCAGACGCTCTACACGAGCGCGAAGATCGGCGGTGTGCGCGGCATCTTCCGCTCCACGGACAAGGGCGCGACCTGGACCCGTATCAACGACGACGCCCACCAATGGGGCTGGACGGGCGCGGCGATCACCGGCGATCCGCGTGTCTACGGGCGGGTGTACGTGTCGACGAACGGGCGCGGGGTCGTCTACGGCGACTCGTCCGACGCGGGCGGCGGTGACGGCGGCGGCGGTACGGATCCGACGCCGACCGGCGCCTGCGCCGTCACATACAAGATCACCAACCAGTGGTCGGGCGGCTTCCAGGCGGACGTCCAGCTCGCCAACACGGGCACGAGTGCCTGGGCCGGCTGGACCCTCGGCTGGTCCTTCGCCGACGGGCAGAACGTCACCCAGGCGTGGAATGCCGAGCAGACCCAATCCGGAGCGGCCGTCACAACGAAGAACGTGAGCTGGAACGCGAACGTCGCGGCCGGTTCGTCCGTGAGCTTCGGCTTCACGGGCAGCTGGTCGGGCACGAACAGCAAGCCGACGGCGTTCGAGCTCGGCGACCAGTCCTGCTCGGTGACCTGA
- a CDS encoding FAD-dependent monooxygenase yields the protein MTDIDPPRGIRTTPRRTVLISGASIAGPALAFWLNRYGFEVTVVEKAGALRGGGYPVDVRGTACEVVRRMGILPRLRDAHIDLRRLTFLDGDGGEVASVAPHTVTGGVAGRDLEIRRGDLTDALHTAVRDDVEFLFDDSMDTLDQSSGHGVDVTFRGGGRRTFDMVFGADGLHSRTREFLFGPEEQFHRYLGYCFAGFTMRNTFGLSHELTMWNTPGRAAALYAVGGDDEVHAFLNFAHPVPPFDAFRDPSAQRDLVAAVFADAGWEVPGMLAAMRDADDLFFDAVSQIRMPRWSSGRVALVGDAAYAPSFLTGQGSSLALVGAYMLAGSLAGRDHTEGFAAYEQDTRAFVTANQDQVGEGDAALFPTTARALDQRNAMLRKLSAMPSAEERPAHSALTLPDFAPVA from the coding sequence ATGACCGACATCGATCCGCCGAGGGGCATCCGCACCACGCCTAGGCGCACGGTCCTGATATCCGGGGCCAGCATCGCGGGGCCCGCCCTCGCGTTCTGGCTGAACCGCTACGGATTCGAGGTCACGGTGGTCGAGAAGGCGGGCGCGCTGCGCGGCGGTGGTTACCCCGTCGACGTACGCGGCACCGCGTGCGAGGTCGTCCGGAGGATGGGAATCCTGCCGCGGCTGCGGGACGCGCACATCGACCTGCGCCGGCTGACCTTCCTCGACGGGGACGGCGGCGAGGTGGCCTCGGTCGCCCCGCACACCGTCACCGGCGGTGTCGCGGGACGGGATCTGGAGATCCGGCGCGGGGACCTGACCGACGCTCTCCACACGGCCGTCCGTGACGACGTGGAGTTCCTGTTCGACGACTCCATGGACACCCTCGACCAGTCGTCCGGCCACGGGGTCGACGTCACCTTCCGAGGGGGCGGCAGACGTACGTTCGACATGGTGTTCGGCGCGGACGGTCTGCACTCACGCACCCGCGAGTTCCTGTTCGGCCCCGAGGAGCAGTTCCACCGGTACCTCGGCTACTGCTTCGCCGGATTCACCATGCGCAACACCTTCGGGCTCTCCCACGAGCTCACGATGTGGAACACCCCGGGCAGGGCCGCGGCGCTCTACGCCGTGGGCGGCGACGACGAGGTGCACGCCTTCCTGAACTTCGCCCACCCGGTACCGCCGTTCGACGCGTTCCGCGACCCGTCGGCCCAACGGGACCTGGTCGCCGCGGTCTTCGCCGACGCGGGATGGGAGGTCCCGGGGATGCTCGCCGCGATGCGCGACGCGGACGACCTGTTCTTCGACGCGGTCAGCCAGATCCGCATGCCCCGCTGGTCCAGCGGCCGGGTCGCGCTGGTGGGCGACGCCGCGTACGCGCCCTCGTTCCTCACCGGACAGGGCTCCAGCCTCGCGCTCGTCGGCGCGTACATGCTCGCCGGTTCCCTGGCCGGGCGGGACCACACGGAGGGCTTCGCCGCCTACGAGCAGGACACCCGTGCGTTCGTGACCGCGAACCAGGACCAGGTCGGCGAGGGCGACGCCGCACTCTTCCCGACCACCGCCCGGGCCCTGGACCAGCGCAACGCCATGCTGCGCAAGCTCAGTGCCATGCCCTCCGCGGAGGAACGACCGGCCCACTCGGCCCTCACCCTGCCCGACTTCGCGCCCGTGGCGTAA